The Ruania alba genome window below encodes:
- a CDS encoding LysR family transcriptional regulator — MLRLLVAVADRGSISAAARAAGVSQPSASARIKDLERRLGLELVDRRSRGAELTADGRTVTDWARAVVEAADVLITGAQALAAEHDSQLTVAASQTVGEYLMPAWLAAYRRRSEGRPVRLRVMNSADVVAALRSREIDLGFVESPTVPADLARRRVGTDRLALVVGPDHPLARRRRPLTREQLLGLDLASREDGSGTRDALTRALGVPVQPALELGSNAAVKVEVASGGYPAVLSALAVSAEVSDGRLVEIDLPEVDLRRHLHAVWRRGARLPSVAEDFLRGVLGR, encoded by the coding sequence ATGCTGCGACTGCTCGTCGCGGTTGCTGACCGTGGGAGCATCTCTGCTGCCGCGCGTGCGGCAGGGGTGAGTCAGCCCTCGGCAAGCGCCCGGATCAAAGACCTGGAGCGTCGCCTCGGGCTGGAGCTGGTGGACCGGCGCAGCCGCGGCGCGGAGCTCACCGCGGACGGGCGAACCGTGACCGACTGGGCGAGGGCCGTCGTCGAAGCGGCCGACGTGCTGATCACCGGAGCCCAAGCGCTCGCCGCCGAGCATGACTCCCAGCTCACTGTTGCCGCCAGTCAGACCGTGGGGGAGTACCTGATGCCCGCATGGCTGGCTGCCTACCGGAGGCGCAGCGAAGGGCGACCGGTACGGCTGCGGGTGATGAACTCCGCGGACGTGGTCGCCGCTCTGCGGTCGCGGGAGATCGACCTCGGGTTCGTCGAGTCGCCCACGGTGCCGGCCGATCTCGCTCGACGGCGGGTCGGCACCGACCGGCTCGCCCTCGTGGTGGGCCCTGATCATCCGCTCGCCCGCCGACGGCGTCCGCTCACCCGCGAACAGCTCCTCGGCCTGGACCTGGCCTCCCGTGAGGATGGGTCCGGCACCAGGGATGCGCTCACCCGTGCCCTGGGTGTGCCCGTGCAGCCTGCCCTGGAGCTGGGGTCGAACGCGGCCGTGAAGGTGGAGGTGGCTTCGGGTGGGTATCCGGCGGTGCTGAGCGCGCTCGCCGTGAGTGCGGAGGTCAGCGACGGGCGGCTGGTGGAGATCGATCTGCCCGAGGTGGACCTACGCCGACACCTGCACGCGGTGTGGCGGCGCGGCGCCCGGCTTCCCTCGGTGGCAGAGGACTTCCTTCGCGGGGTGCTCGGCCGCTAG